In Alphaproteobacteria bacterium, the sequence GATTTAAGATTTAATTTTCCCGAAGTCTCTTTATCTCTAGCTATAATGAATATACAATGCACTCGATTGATTTTTAAGGAGAGAGAACCTATGCCAGGCAAGCAACATAGCTTTCAAGCAGAAGCAAGCAAACTTTTGAACTTAGTTACACATTATTTGTATAAAAATAAAGAGATATTCCTAAGGGAGCTTATCTCTAATGCCTCGGATGCTTGTGATAAATTGCGTCATTTAAGCCTTACAAAAAAAGAATTGCAGAGTGCAAGTTCAGATTACAAGATTGTCGTCACTTCAGATAAAGAATCAAAAACGTTGACTGTTTCTGATAATGGGATTGGGATGTCTCGTCAGGAACTGATTAACAACCTTGGTACGATTGCAAAATCAGATACTTCCTCGTTTCTGAGTAAACTAACAGGTGATGCGAAAAAAGACAGTAATCTCATAGGGCAATTTGGTGTGGGATTTTATACTGCTTTTATGGTTGCTTCAAAAGTTGAGGTTGTAAGTCGCAAAGCTGAAAAAGAGGAAGCGTATATTTGGAGTTCAGAAGGAAAAGATTCATTTTTTATAGAAAAAACGTCTCGAGAAGAAAGTGGTACAACTATTAAACTGTATCTTAAAGAGGACTCCTCAGAGTACATTGAGCCATATCGCCTAAAGTCGCTTGTGCAAAAGTATTCAGAACATATAGCTTTTCCAATCTGTCTTGAGGACTCAGGCAAGGAAGAACAGCTAAATGAGGAAAGAGCTATATGGACCCGGCCAAAAACTGAAATCGCAGAAGAGCAATATAAAGAGTTTTATAAGCACACTTCCAATGCATACGATGAGCCATGGGTTACAATGCATAATAAAGTTGAAGGGGTGTTAGAGTACACATCTCTTTTGTTTATTCCTTCAAGCAAGCCTTTTGATTTGATGGATTCTGAACGAAAGAGAAGGCTGAAGCTGTATATCAAGCGAGTTTTTATAACGGATGATTGCCAAGAACTTCTTCCTTCATACCTAAGATTTGTTAGGGGGATTGTAGATGCTGAAGATTTACCTCTCAATGTTAGCCGTGAAACTTTACAACTTGATCCTCGTATGTCGAGAATAAAGACGACATTAACGCGTAAGGTACTGGATGAACTCAGTAAAAAGTCAGAAGAGAGCTCAGAAAAGTACATAGAATTTTGGAAAAACTTTGGCTTCATTTTAAAAGAAGGACTTTATGAAGAGTTATCTCAACAAGATTTGCTCTTATCTCTTGCGCGTTTTTCAACAACTAAAACAGAGGATCTAGTAAGTCTACAAGAATATATAGATAAGATGGAGAAAGATCAAAAAGAAATATATTACATGTTGGGAGAAAATAGAGAAGATATGTTGAAGAGTCCAAAATTAGAGGGGTTCTTGGATAAAGGGGTTAACGTTATTTTGCTCACAGATCCAATCGATAATTACTGGATAACACGTGTCACAACTTGGAAAGATTATCCTTTAAAATCTATTTCTGAAGGTGATGTGGAATTAGATAAAAAATCAGAAAATTCAGAAAAGGACTCTAAAGATAAAAAGTTTGAAAAACTTCTAGAGTTTTTTAAGAAGACGTTGAAAGACAAGGTAAAAGATGTTCGGGTATCAAAGCGTCTTAAAGACAGTCCCGTTTGTCTTGTTAATTCAGTTGAGGGAAGTTTTCCGAGCATGGTTTCTCCTAATCGAAAAAAGCTTCAACCTTCTTCTCAAATTTTTGAATTAAATCCATCTCACTCCTTAATTTTGGATATGAATAGTCTCGTCAAGAAAAATGGCAAAATAGAACGAATACAAGATATGGCGAATATGCTTTACGACCAAGCGCTAATAGTTGAAGGCTATCCTGTAATGGATGCAAAGCAGTTTTCAAAACGCCTTACAA encodes:
- the htpG gene encoding molecular chaperone HtpG produces the protein MPGKQHSFQAEASKLLNLVTHYLYKNKEIFLRELISNASDACDKLRHLSLTKKELQSASSDYKIVVTSDKESKTLTVSDNGIGMSRQELINNLGTIAKSDTSSFLSKLTGDAKKDSNLIGQFGVGFYTAFMVASKVEVVSRKAEKEEAYIWSSEGKDSFFIEKTSREESGTTIKLYLKEDSSEYIEPYRLKSLVQKYSEHIAFPICLEDSGKEEQLNEERAIWTRPKTEIAEEQYKEFYKHTSNAYDEPWVTMHNKVEGVLEYTSLLFIPSSKPFDLMDSERKRRLKLYIKRVFITDDCQELLPSYLRFVRGIVDAEDLPLNVSRETLQLDPRMSRIKTTLTRKVLDELSKKSEESSEKYIEFWKNFGFILKEGLYEELSQQDLLLSLARFSTTKTEDLVSLQEYIDKMEKDQKEIYYMLGENREDMLKSPKLEGFLDKGVNVILLTDPIDNYWITRVTTWKDYPLKSISEGDVELDKKSENSEKDSKDKKFEKLLEFFKKTLKDKVKDVRVSKRLKDSPVCLVNSVEGSFPSMVSPNRKKLQPSSQIFELNPSHSLILDMNSLVKKNGKIERIQDMANMLYDQALIVEGYPVMDAKQFSKRLTTLLGKELKLAS